The following coding sequences are from one Camarhynchus parvulus chromosome 1, STF_HiC, whole genome shotgun sequence window:
- the TNFRSF1A gene encoding tumor necrosis factor receptor superfamily member 1A: protein MRGPALPRSSLGTVILIFVCVLTKESVEITPVPYRVQVHRVALDGRDPSNPLRREKKQMHCQLGQYLHPKKTHCCMRCHAGTYKAKDCEGPDQATVCLPCASGTFTAVDNTMSKCFQCKRCRTALQQIVETPCTPKQDTVCGCQRNQYQIDSESEYFQCRNCSSCADGIIASCSKNKDAICRCKPQFFLSHSNICKPCNSCTGEDCLLCPSPVTTSPTSSGLNGNLVLGTLVAIFGVIFVLCIARKVGKLVQKHKTGSFCSRASLPQTTKEPVSEVEEKNEISTLCPESQKETELPLNATQPSAPLPQSSHELPDCVRPARKTQLPDTPAVLYTVVDHVPPSRWKEFVRRLGLSDCDLERIELEHRRLRDAQYEMLRLWRLQMGRAATVEHISRVLNQMELSGCSEAVQEALLNQNSPQPCSLHNHL from the exons ATGCGcggcccggcgctgccccgctcCTCGCTGGGGACG GTTATTCTAATATTTGTCTGTGTGTTGACAAAGGAATCTGTAGAAATTACTCCAGTGCCATATAGAGTGCAAGTCCATCGGGTAGCTCTGGATGGAAGAGACCCCTCTAACCCtttgaggagagaaaagaaacaaatgcacTGTCAACTGGGACAATACCTACACCCCAAAAAGACCCACTGCTGTATGAGGTGTCATGCAG GTACCTACAAGGCAAAAGACTGTGAAGGGCCTGACCAAGCAACTGTCTGTCTTCCATGTGCCAGTGGCACATTCACAGCTGTTGATAACACCATGTCTAAATGCTTCCAGTGCAAACGCTGCCGTACAG cACTCCAGCAGATAGTAGAGACACCCTGCACCCCAAAGCAAGATACTGTATGTGGCTGTCAGAGGAATCAGTATCAGATTGATTCTGAGTCTGAATACTTCCAGTGTAGGAACTGCAGCTCGTGTGCTGATGGGATTATTGCCAGCT gTTCAAAGAACAAAGATGCAATTTGCAGGTGTAAGCCTCAATTCTTCCTGTCACATAGTAATATTTGCAAGCCTTGCAACAG CTGCACTGGAGAAGACTGCTTGCTGTGTCCTAGCCCAGTCACTACCTCACCGACCTCATCTGGGCTGA ATGGAAACCTTGTACTTGGCACCCTTGTTGCAATATTTGGAGTTATCTTCGTCCTCTGCATTGCACGTAAAGTAGGGAAGCTGGTGCAGAAACATAAGACTGGGTCTTTCTGCTCCCGTG cTTCTTTGCCACAGACAACCAAGGAGCCAGTATCAGAG gttgaggaaaaaaatgaaatttccacCCTTTGTCCTGAGTCCCAGAAGGAAACAGAATTGCCATTAAATGCAACCCAGCCATCTGCACCTCTGCCACAGAGTTCACATGAGTTACCAGACTGTGTCAGACCTGCCAGGAAGACACAGCTTCCAGACA CCCCTGCTGTTCTGTACACGGTGGTGGATCACGTGCCGCCGTCGCGGTGGAAGGAGTTTGTGCGGCGCCTGGGGCTGAGTGACTGCGACCTGGAGCGGATTGAGCTGGAGCACCGGCGCCTGCGAGATGCCCAGTACGAGATGCTCCGGCTCTGGAGACTGCAAATGGGCCGTGCTGCCACCGTGGAGCACATCAGCCGTGTTCTCAACCAGATGGAGCTCAGTGGCTGCAGTGAAGCTGTTCAAGAAGCTTTGCTCAACCAGAACTCTCCTCAGCCTTGCAGCCTTCACAACCATCTTTAA